A genomic window from bacterium includes:
- a CDS encoding response regulator: MPDATKVLVIEDEADIQQLLSYHFQQANWRVEVCGSGSEGLKKAKEKRPDLILLDLMLPGMDGFEVCRILKNDPETKAIPVIMLTAKGEEIDKVVGFELGADDYITKPFSPRELLLRSKAVLRRGPKAEGEEGSDKQIKFGDLVVDLARHRVTIADKEVELTAIEFKLLKYLLETKGRVQTRDTLLDKVWGYDAFVTTRTVDTHVKRLREKLGKFENYVETVRGIGYRFREKP, encoded by the coding sequence ATGCCGGACGCGACCAAGGTTCTCGTCATTGAGGACGAAGCCGACATTCAGCAGCTGCTCAGCTACCACTTCCAGCAAGCCAACTGGCGGGTCGAAGTCTGTGGCAGCGGCTCCGAAGGCCTGAAAAAGGCCAAGGAAAAGAGGCCCGATCTCATCCTCCTGGACCTGATGCTGCCGGGGATGGATGGCTTCGAGGTCTGCCGGATCCTCAAGAACGACCCGGAGACCAAGGCCATCCCGGTGATCATGCTCACCGCCAAAGGCGAGGAAATCGATAAGGTGGTGGGCTTCGAGCTCGGCGCCGACGATTACATCACCAAGCCCTTCAGCCCCCGCGAGCTCTTGCTCCGCTCCAAGGCGGTGCTCCGCCGGGGACCCAAGGCCGAAGGCGAGGAGGGGAGCGACAAGCAGATCAAATTCGGCGACTTGGTGGTCGACTTGGCCCGCCACCGGGTGACGATCGCCGACAAGGAAGTCGAGCTCACCGCCATCGAGTTCAAGCTCTTGAAGTACCTGCTCGAAACCAAGGGCCGGGTCCAAACCCGGGATACCCTGCTCGACAAGGTCTGGGGCTATGACGCTTTCGTCACCACCCGCACCGTCGACACCCACGTCAAACGGCTCCGCGAGAAGCTGGGAAAATTCGAGAACTATGTCGAAACCGTCCGCGGAATTGGCTATCGTTTCCGTGAGAAGCCATGA